A genomic window from Vanessa atalanta chromosome 7, ilVanAtal1.2, whole genome shotgun sequence includes:
- the LOC125065320 gene encoding uncharacterized protein LOC125065320 isoform X1, with protein sequence MSVEINQSNPESGSRPTPNVNKGTTINRCTPKKSLESKLWDLLQPVARLWGLITAVVMSGAGAELMVLGYEVAPGLIAGAALVFVLETMWVAALFIDLLCRRGEYSMKLRCWDFMRWSCGRARAPFYACAATAILFANLTILATVSGGMLLVLAALRATVPFSPYATHGPHSPRAGSTLLSQHDSNIPDVYYNAAQSADDRFANKICEEMRVLDVKTSDRSRSVTPKPRLLEL encoded by the exons ATGAGTGTGGAAATTAACCAAAGCAACCCGGAAAGTGGGTCTCGTCCGACGCCTAACGTTAATAAAGGGACTACAATAAACAGATGTACCCCCAAAAAGTCATTAGAGTCGAAGTTGTGGGACTTGTTACAGCCCGTAGCTAGATTATGGGGATTAATAACTGCTGTAG TGATGAGCGGCGCCGGCGCAGAACTAATGGTCCTAGGGTACGAAGTCGCCCCAGGGTTAAT tgCTGGCGCAGCTCTAGTGTTTGTATTGGAGACTATGTGGGTGGCTGCACTGTTCATTGACCTTTTATGTCGTCGTGGTGAATATTCCATGAAGCTGAGGTGCTGGGACTTCATGAGGTGGTCCTGTGGTCGTGCTCGGGCTCCATTCTACGCGTGTGCGGCAACAGCAATACTGTTTGCTAATCTTACAATATTGGCTACGGTGTCag gtGGAATGTTACTCGTGCTGGCAGCGTTGCGGGCTACCGTCCCGTTCTCCCCATACGCGACTCACGGACCGCACTCTCCCCGCGCGGGCAGCACGCTCCTGAGTCAGCACGACTCGAACATACCCGACGTCTATTACAATGCAGCACAATCCGCTGACGACAGGTTTGCTAACAAAAT atgtGAAGAAATGAGAGTTCTTGATGTGAAGACCTCAGACAGATCACGTTCAGTAACACCGAAACCGCGGCTTCTGGAACTTTGA
- the LOC125065320 gene encoding uncharacterized protein LOC125065320 isoform X2: MSVEINQSNPESGSRPTPNVNKGTTINRCTPKKSLESKLWDLLQPVARLWGLITAVVMSGAGAELMVLGYEVAPGLIAGAALVFVLETMWVAALFIDLLCRRGEYSMKLRCWDFMRWSCGRARAPFYACAATAILFANLTILATVSGGMLLVLAALRATVPFSPYATHGPHSPRAGSTLLSQHDSNIPDVYYNAAQSADDRCEEMRVLDVKTSDRSRSVTPKPRLLEL; the protein is encoded by the exons ATGAGTGTGGAAATTAACCAAAGCAACCCGGAAAGTGGGTCTCGTCCGACGCCTAACGTTAATAAAGGGACTACAATAAACAGATGTACCCCCAAAAAGTCATTAGAGTCGAAGTTGTGGGACTTGTTACAGCCCGTAGCTAGATTATGGGGATTAATAACTGCTGTAG TGATGAGCGGCGCCGGCGCAGAACTAATGGTCCTAGGGTACGAAGTCGCCCCAGGGTTAAT tgCTGGCGCAGCTCTAGTGTTTGTATTGGAGACTATGTGGGTGGCTGCACTGTTCATTGACCTTTTATGTCGTCGTGGTGAATATTCCATGAAGCTGAGGTGCTGGGACTTCATGAGGTGGTCCTGTGGTCGTGCTCGGGCTCCATTCTACGCGTGTGCGGCAACAGCAATACTGTTTGCTAATCTTACAATATTGGCTACGGTGTCag gtGGAATGTTACTCGTGCTGGCAGCGTTGCGGGCTACCGTCCCGTTCTCCCCATACGCGACTCACGGACCGCACTCTCCCCGCGCGGGCAGCACGCTCCTGAGTCAGCACGACTCGAACATACCCGACGTCTATTACAATGCAGCACAATCCGCTGACGACAG atgtGAAGAAATGAGAGTTCTTGATGTGAAGACCTCAGACAGATCACGTTCAGTAACACCGAAACCGCGGCTTCTGGAACTTTGA